The following are from one region of the Ptychodera flava strain L36383 chromosome 15, AS_Pfla_20210202, whole genome shotgun sequence genome:
- the LOC139151715 gene encoding TATA element modulatory factor-like isoform X3 → MSWFDSAGLTNFAKSALTNAQKSIDKVLDIQEDEDEQSSLESSSETKSSDKVILEHEAFQAHTEYSNVNDADDKSDTDDADDNAFLEEEEVDFGVVKRIAEWFQMQTEDPSPSSGKAELEKKSETTRNRSTRLSGKKSTPKSRNSSTDGESFWGAFLDTSTEEELSTPKKSTNSTTGSAFTRKGFGFGLAGKVWGSSPKQAPQVDSEKETKSDERTKQTEDVAKQQGDVESSSQKSTKIELEKPSGEHTQGDATKEKEKPVEAKDEVDSGREKELKDDSVREVELKVYEGSEDIAVCEKDVESEERQDAKRPSDDGRDEGHSVAKDEGQLEEIPKQDEKTQSQADNTVPTSRGTDEVKSTATDEESSEKKDQKITTEEHIEKKEHDKERGHDGDTKSDHSSEGHTTDDQGSSKSDSDFVVISDVNGSAPSTNISGSSPESASPRHYPICPGNGKRSPSDSEFSVISEEKVQESVHFDASSDTDIPAMLADASINISQRTSPTDTSSSDIPKYSSGEEGSLKESADDEEEDGDYMNKTLTQSAMKTSAGPSLPEASAEKDDVMNRSQEDSSASVDSVKEVQIGTSTDSMESQEKDSLPADQQQDTAEVEHSTEGKKFDPEEALKSEKLLKDSDGETVSVKSDRSDSGEKEQSENLLEKLAEMAEVLQARENKVLTLSKENMDLSEDNNILRSQLKQSEDAREAEMEDLNVLTEEFTQRLTTMEKKLQSITKERDMMKKEVHLTYQQLQDKSNDEKFARILEEKDEQIEGLMQEGEKLSKQQLQNSNIIKKLRVKEKENETLIKSLKKQLEDSQKEATHLREVLDAKEEIDKKQKDGISKLNTAVEKQEKQIIILSSDLEDAKEKVRSTQSALDASYKEIAELHRTIASKDSKIQEAQLSAEMSAKEETRFALERAQQEAKHEQEGLAMQVNDLRMSLTRAEQQYARKEDNLRQEILDLQQRLQEAEYRNQELSQSVTAATRPLLRQIENLQSTFTTQSSSWERVERSLTERLNEAQTQLAGAMEKERMVNENTMEMNSKLASLESQVMMLRQEKMKLTAQLEVEKSKVESLEDYKNKEAIQLDTVRSTYSKAIEDLERDKALLEKQVEMERLKVDTERKKLMLAQEALKDKEKKVEELSLHVKVNSRPETPVMSRSDSFTSETLSSTPVLPIMPLTQGEILEQSMSATMTGSMYESMISGSATAIIESLQSQVKQRDGEIVQLQSTITQLERTRASMAEELVNLSNSNESLETKVAEIPEMQRIRNAAKTIGH, encoded by the exons ATGAGCAATCTTCTTTGGAGTCATCTTCTGAGACCAAATCATCTGACAAAGTCATTTTAG AGCATGAAGCTTTTCAGGCCCATACGGAATATTCCAATGTCAACGATGCTGATGACAAAAGTGATACAGACGATGCAGATGACAATGCATTTTTGGAAGAGGAGGAAG TAGATTTTGGTGTAGTGAAGAGAATTGCTGAATGGTTTCAAATGCAAACAGAAG ATCCCAGTCCATCCAGTGGCAAAGCAGAGTTAGAGAAAAAATCAGAAACAACGAGAAACAGGTCAACTAGGTTAAGTGGCAAGAAAAGCACACCAAAGTCTAGAAATTCCTCCACAGACGGGGAAAGTTTTTGGGGTGCATTTTTAGACACATCGACTGAGGAAGAACTTTCCACACCAAAGAAAAGCACCAATTCTACTACTGGGTCAGCTTTTACAAGGAAAGGATTCGGGTTTGGACTTGCCGGAAAAGTCTGGGGCTCCTCCCCTAAACAGGCTCCACAGGTAGACAGCGAGAAAGAGACAAAAAGTGATGAGAGGACTAAGCAAACGGAAGATGTTGCCAAGCAACAAGGTGATGTGGAAAGCAGCTCTCAAAAAAGTACTAAAATTGAACTGGAGAAACCGTCAGGTGAACATACACAAGGTGATGCAACTAAGGAAAAGGAAAAACCTGTTGAGGCCAAAGATGAAGTTGATAGTGGTCGTGAAAAGGAACTCAAGGATGACAGTGTAAGAGAGGTTGAGCTAAAGGTTTATGAAGGTAGCGAAGACATTGCAGTTTGTGAGAAAGACGTTGAAAGTGAGGAGAGACAAGATGCAAAGAGGCCTTCAGATGACGGTAGGGACGAAGGACACAGTGTTGCTAAGGACGAGGGACAGCTTGAGGAAATTCCCAAGCAAGATGAGAAGACACAAAGTCAGGCTGACAATACTGTGCCAACATCTAGAGGAACTGATGAGGTGAAATCTACTGCCACAGATGAGGAGAGTTCTGAGAAAAAAGACCAGAAAATCACAACAGAGGAACACATTGAAAAGAAAGAGCATGACAAAGAAAGGGGGCATGATGGTGATACGAAATCAGACCATTCCTCAGAGGGACATACCACCGACGATCAAGGCTCCTCAAAGAGCGACAGTGATTTCGTTGTCATTAGCGACGTCAACGGCAGTGCACCCTCAACAAATATCAGCGGCAGCTCTCCGGAAAGTGCCTCCCCGAGACATTACCCTATCTGCCCTGGAAACGGGAAGCGCAGCCCGTCGGACAGTGAGTTCAGCGTAATATCAGAAGAGAAGGTCCAGGAGAGCGTTCACTTTGACGCCAGCAGTGACACGGACATTCCGGCCATGCTGGCAGACGCGTCCATCAACATCTCTCAGCGGACTTCCCCTACAGACACTAGCAGCAGTGACATTCCCAAGTACAGCAGCGGGGAGGAGGGGAGTCTGAAGGAGTCGGCTGACGACGAAGAAGAAGACGGAGACTACATGAATAAAACTCTCACCCAGTCTGCTATGAAGACCAGTGCTGGTCCAAGCTTGCCCGAAGCCAGCGCTGAAAAGGACGACGTAATGAATAGATCGCAGGAGGACAGTTCTGCCAGTGTGGATTCGGTGAAAGAAGTGCAAATTGGTACCTCAACGGATTCTATGGAATCTCAGGAAAAAGACAGTCTTCCAGCTGATCAGCAACAAG ACACAGCAGAAGTGGAACACTCCACGGAGGGAAAGAAATTTGACCCAGAGGAAGCACTGAAATCAGAAAAACTACTTAAG GATTCTGATGGTGAGACTGTCAGTGTCAAATCTGACCGCTCTGACTCTGGTGAGAAAGAACAAAGTGAAAATCTTCTCGAG AAACTTGCTGAAATGGCAGAGGTGTTGCAAGCCAGAGAAAACAAGGTTTTGACCCTCAGTAAAGAAAACATGGACTTATCTGAGGATAATAACATTCTACGAAG TCAATTGAAACAGTCAGAAGACGCCAGGGAGGCAGAAATGGAGGATCTCAATGTGTTGACGGAAGAGTTCACACAAAGATTGACAACGATGGAGAAAAAACTTCAGAGCATAACCAAG GAAAGGGACATGATGAAGAAAGAAGTGCACCTCACATACCAGCAGTTACAGGACAA ATCAAATGATGAGAAGTTTGCCAGGATTCTGGAGGAGAAAGATGAACAGATAGAGGGACTGATGCAGGAAGGGGAGAAGCTATCAAAGCAACAGTTGCAGAACTCCAACATCATCAAGAAGCTCAGagtgaaagagaaagagaatGAAACACTGATCAAATCATTGAA AAAGCAACTGGAAGACTCTCAGAAGGAAGCAACACATCTTAGAGAGGTCTTAGATGCCAAGGAAGAGATAGATAAGAAACAAAAAG ATGGTATTTCCAAGTTGAACACAGCTGTTGAGAAACAAGAGAAACAGATCATTATCTTGTCAAGTGATCTTGAAGACGCCAAAGAAAAGGTCAGGAGTACTCAGTCTGCTTTGGATGCATCTTACAA GGAGATTGCAGAGCTTCACAGGACCATTGCTTCCAAAGACAGTAAGATTCAGGAAGCCCAGCTGAGTGCTGAGATGAGTGCCAAGGAAGAAACCAGGTTTGCCCTGGAGAGAGCCCAGCAAGAAGCCAAACATGAACAGGAAGGTCTAGCCATGCAG GTGAATGACCTGAGGATGAGTCTGACCAGAGCTGAGCAGCAGTACGCCAGGAAAGAAGACAACTTGAGACAAGAGATCCTAGATCTGCAGCAGAGACTTCAAGAAGCCGAATACAGAAACCAAGAACTCAGTCAGAGTGTCACTGCAG CCACCAGACCACTGCTACGACAGATAGAAAACCTACAGTCCACCTTCACCACGCAGTCTTCATCATGGGAAAGAGTAGAGAGAAGCCTGACTGAGAGACTCAACGAGGCACAGACCCAGCTGGCTGGGGCTATGGAGAAAGAACGCATGGTGAACGAGAACACCATGGAGATGAACTCCAAGCTGGCCTCGTTGGAGTCACAGGTCATGATGCTCAGACAGGAGAAGATGAAACTCACCGCTCAGCTTGAAGTGGAGAAATCCAAGGTTGAATCCTTGGAGGATTATAAAAACAA GGAAGCCATACAGCTGGACACTGTACGGAGCACCTATTCCAAGGCCATTGAAGACTTGGAGAGGGACAAGGCACTGCTGGAAAAACAGGTAGAGATGGAAAGACTAAAGGTAGACACGGAAAGGAAGAAACTAATGCTTGCACAGGAAGCATTGAAGGACAAG GAGAAGAAAGTTGAGGAACTCAGCTTGCATGTGAAAGTGAACAGCAGACCAGAAACTCCAGTCATGTCAAGATCTGATAGTTTTACCAGTGAAACCCTGTCTTCAACACCAGTGCTACCCATTATGCCTCTGACACAG GGTGAAATACTTGAACAGAGCATGTCAGCCACTATGACAGGTAGTATGTATGAGAGTATGATATCTGGCTCAGCCACTGCCATCATTGAGAGTCTACAATCTCAAGTCAAGCAGAGAGATGGTGAAATTGTACAACTCCAG TCCACTATCACACAGCTAGAGAGAACTAGAGCATCTATGGCAGAGGAACTGGTCAATCTTAGCAACAGCAACGAGTCCTTGGAAACCAAAGTAGCTGAAATACCTGAAATGCAGCGAATACGAAATGCAGCGAAAACTATTG GCCATTGA
- the LOC139151715 gene encoding TATA element modulatory factor-like isoform X2, whose product MSWFDSAGLTNFAKSALTNAQKSIDKVLDIQEDEARKKMLITSLEAKRTTDEQSSLESSSETKSSDKVILEHEAFQAHTEYSNVNDADDKSDTDDADDNAFLEEEEDFGVVKRIAEWFQMQTEDPSPSSGKAELEKKSETTRNRSTRLSGKKSTPKSRNSSTDGESFWGAFLDTSTEEELSTPKKSTNSTTGSAFTRKGFGFGLAGKVWGSSPKQAPQVDSEKETKSDERTKQTEDVAKQQGDVESSSQKSTKIELEKPSGEHTQGDATKEKEKPVEAKDEVDSGREKELKDDSVREVELKVYEGSEDIAVCEKDVESEERQDAKRPSDDGRDEGHSVAKDEGQLEEIPKQDEKTQSQADNTVPTSRGTDEVKSTATDEESSEKKDQKITTEEHIEKKEHDKERGHDGDTKSDHSSEGHTTDDQGSSKSDSDFVVISDVNGSAPSTNISGSSPESASPRHYPICPGNGKRSPSDSEFSVISEEKVQESVHFDASSDTDIPAMLADASINISQRTSPTDTSSSDIPKYSSGEEGSLKESADDEEEDGDYMNKTLTQSAMKTSAGPSLPEASAEKDDVMNRSQEDSSASVDSVKEVQIGTSTDSMESQEKDSLPADQQQDTAEVEHSTEGKKFDPEEALKSEKLLKDSDGETVSVKSDRSDSGEKEQSENLLEKLAEMAEVLQARENKVLTLSKENMDLSEDNNILRSQLKQSEDAREAEMEDLNVLTEEFTQRLTTMEKKLQSITKERDMMKKEVHLTYQQLQDKSNDEKFARILEEKDEQIEGLMQEGEKLSKQQLQNSNIIKKLRVKEKENETLIKSLKKQLEDSQKEATHLREVLDAKEEIDKKQKDGISKLNTAVEKQEKQIIILSSDLEDAKEKVRSTQSALDASYKEIAELHRTIASKDSKIQEAQLSAEMSAKEETRFALERAQQEAKHEQEGLAMQVNDLRMSLTRAEQQYARKEDNLRQEILDLQQRLQEAEYRNQELSQSVTAATRPLLRQIENLQSTFTTQSSSWERVERSLTERLNEAQTQLAGAMEKERMVNENTMEMNSKLASLESQVMMLRQEKMKLTAQLEVEKSKVESLEDYKNKEAIQLDTVRSTYSKAIEDLERDKALLEKQVEMERLKVDTERKKLMLAQEALKDKEKKVEELSLHVKVNSRPETPVMSRSDSFTSETLSSTPVLPIMPLTQGEILEQSMSATMTGSMYESMISGSATAIIESLQSQVKQRDGEIVQLQSTITQLERTRASMAEELVNLSNSNESLETKVAEIPEMQRIRNAAKTIGH is encoded by the exons ATGAGCAATCTTCTTTGGAGTCATCTTCTGAGACCAAATCATCTGACAAAGTCATTTTAG AGCATGAAGCTTTTCAGGCCCATACGGAATATTCCAATGTCAACGATGCTGATGACAAAAGTGATACAGACGATGCAGATGACAATGCATTTTTGGAAGAGGAGGAAG ATTTTGGTGTAGTGAAGAGAATTGCTGAATGGTTTCAAATGCAAACAGAAG ATCCCAGTCCATCCAGTGGCAAAGCAGAGTTAGAGAAAAAATCAGAAACAACGAGAAACAGGTCAACTAGGTTAAGTGGCAAGAAAAGCACACCAAAGTCTAGAAATTCCTCCACAGACGGGGAAAGTTTTTGGGGTGCATTTTTAGACACATCGACTGAGGAAGAACTTTCCACACCAAAGAAAAGCACCAATTCTACTACTGGGTCAGCTTTTACAAGGAAAGGATTCGGGTTTGGACTTGCCGGAAAAGTCTGGGGCTCCTCCCCTAAACAGGCTCCACAGGTAGACAGCGAGAAAGAGACAAAAAGTGATGAGAGGACTAAGCAAACGGAAGATGTTGCCAAGCAACAAGGTGATGTGGAAAGCAGCTCTCAAAAAAGTACTAAAATTGAACTGGAGAAACCGTCAGGTGAACATACACAAGGTGATGCAACTAAGGAAAAGGAAAAACCTGTTGAGGCCAAAGATGAAGTTGATAGTGGTCGTGAAAAGGAACTCAAGGATGACAGTGTAAGAGAGGTTGAGCTAAAGGTTTATGAAGGTAGCGAAGACATTGCAGTTTGTGAGAAAGACGTTGAAAGTGAGGAGAGACAAGATGCAAAGAGGCCTTCAGATGACGGTAGGGACGAAGGACACAGTGTTGCTAAGGACGAGGGACAGCTTGAGGAAATTCCCAAGCAAGATGAGAAGACACAAAGTCAGGCTGACAATACTGTGCCAACATCTAGAGGAACTGATGAGGTGAAATCTACTGCCACAGATGAGGAGAGTTCTGAGAAAAAAGACCAGAAAATCACAACAGAGGAACACATTGAAAAGAAAGAGCATGACAAAGAAAGGGGGCATGATGGTGATACGAAATCAGACCATTCCTCAGAGGGACATACCACCGACGATCAAGGCTCCTCAAAGAGCGACAGTGATTTCGTTGTCATTAGCGACGTCAACGGCAGTGCACCCTCAACAAATATCAGCGGCAGCTCTCCGGAAAGTGCCTCCCCGAGACATTACCCTATCTGCCCTGGAAACGGGAAGCGCAGCCCGTCGGACAGTGAGTTCAGCGTAATATCAGAAGAGAAGGTCCAGGAGAGCGTTCACTTTGACGCCAGCAGTGACACGGACATTCCGGCCATGCTGGCAGACGCGTCCATCAACATCTCTCAGCGGACTTCCCCTACAGACACTAGCAGCAGTGACATTCCCAAGTACAGCAGCGGGGAGGAGGGGAGTCTGAAGGAGTCGGCTGACGACGAAGAAGAAGACGGAGACTACATGAATAAAACTCTCACCCAGTCTGCTATGAAGACCAGTGCTGGTCCAAGCTTGCCCGAAGCCAGCGCTGAAAAGGACGACGTAATGAATAGATCGCAGGAGGACAGTTCTGCCAGTGTGGATTCGGTGAAAGAAGTGCAAATTGGTACCTCAACGGATTCTATGGAATCTCAGGAAAAAGACAGTCTTCCAGCTGATCAGCAACAAG ACACAGCAGAAGTGGAACACTCCACGGAGGGAAAGAAATTTGACCCAGAGGAAGCACTGAAATCAGAAAAACTACTTAAG GATTCTGATGGTGAGACTGTCAGTGTCAAATCTGACCGCTCTGACTCTGGTGAGAAAGAACAAAGTGAAAATCTTCTCGAG AAACTTGCTGAAATGGCAGAGGTGTTGCAAGCCAGAGAAAACAAGGTTTTGACCCTCAGTAAAGAAAACATGGACTTATCTGAGGATAATAACATTCTACGAAG TCAATTGAAACAGTCAGAAGACGCCAGGGAGGCAGAAATGGAGGATCTCAATGTGTTGACGGAAGAGTTCACACAAAGATTGACAACGATGGAGAAAAAACTTCAGAGCATAACCAAG GAAAGGGACATGATGAAGAAAGAAGTGCACCTCACATACCAGCAGTTACAGGACAA ATCAAATGATGAGAAGTTTGCCAGGATTCTGGAGGAGAAAGATGAACAGATAGAGGGACTGATGCAGGAAGGGGAGAAGCTATCAAAGCAACAGTTGCAGAACTCCAACATCATCAAGAAGCTCAGagtgaaagagaaagagaatGAAACACTGATCAAATCATTGAA AAAGCAACTGGAAGACTCTCAGAAGGAAGCAACACATCTTAGAGAGGTCTTAGATGCCAAGGAAGAGATAGATAAGAAACAAAAAG ATGGTATTTCCAAGTTGAACACAGCTGTTGAGAAACAAGAGAAACAGATCATTATCTTGTCAAGTGATCTTGAAGACGCCAAAGAAAAGGTCAGGAGTACTCAGTCTGCTTTGGATGCATCTTACAA GGAGATTGCAGAGCTTCACAGGACCATTGCTTCCAAAGACAGTAAGATTCAGGAAGCCCAGCTGAGTGCTGAGATGAGTGCCAAGGAAGAAACCAGGTTTGCCCTGGAGAGAGCCCAGCAAGAAGCCAAACATGAACAGGAAGGTCTAGCCATGCAG GTGAATGACCTGAGGATGAGTCTGACCAGAGCTGAGCAGCAGTACGCCAGGAAAGAAGACAACTTGAGACAAGAGATCCTAGATCTGCAGCAGAGACTTCAAGAAGCCGAATACAGAAACCAAGAACTCAGTCAGAGTGTCACTGCAG CCACCAGACCACTGCTACGACAGATAGAAAACCTACAGTCCACCTTCACCACGCAGTCTTCATCATGGGAAAGAGTAGAGAGAAGCCTGACTGAGAGACTCAACGAGGCACAGACCCAGCTGGCTGGGGCTATGGAGAAAGAACGCATGGTGAACGAGAACACCATGGAGATGAACTCCAAGCTGGCCTCGTTGGAGTCACAGGTCATGATGCTCAGACAGGAGAAGATGAAACTCACCGCTCAGCTTGAAGTGGAGAAATCCAAGGTTGAATCCTTGGAGGATTATAAAAACAA GGAAGCCATACAGCTGGACACTGTACGGAGCACCTATTCCAAGGCCATTGAAGACTTGGAGAGGGACAAGGCACTGCTGGAAAAACAGGTAGAGATGGAAAGACTAAAGGTAGACACGGAAAGGAAGAAACTAATGCTTGCACAGGAAGCATTGAAGGACAAG GAGAAGAAAGTTGAGGAACTCAGCTTGCATGTGAAAGTGAACAGCAGACCAGAAACTCCAGTCATGTCAAGATCTGATAGTTTTACCAGTGAAACCCTGTCTTCAACACCAGTGCTACCCATTATGCCTCTGACACAG GGTGAAATACTTGAACAGAGCATGTCAGCCACTATGACAGGTAGTATGTATGAGAGTATGATATCTGGCTCAGCCACTGCCATCATTGAGAGTCTACAATCTCAAGTCAAGCAGAGAGATGGTGAAATTGTACAACTCCAG TCCACTATCACACAGCTAGAGAGAACTAGAGCATCTATGGCAGAGGAACTGGTCAATCTTAGCAACAGCAACGAGTCCTTGGAAACCAAAGTAGCTGAAATACCTGAAATGCAGCGAATACGAAATGCAGCGAAAACTATTG GCCATTGA